A genomic stretch from candidate division WOR-3 bacterium includes:
- a CDS encoding PaREP1 family protein encodes MQDNFIELLRKYLEEAKEYLQKGDVPQSSEKIYWIVEKSIKFLAEKENLVPEEVKQKEKWSSKLLRDTALELAKKLNEKKIREVWWKAFDLHIWGFHENFIPIEDVQENFWIGEWMIDFLKEKYFS; translated from the coding sequence ATGCAGGATAATTTTATTGAATTATTGAGAAAATATTTAGAAGAAGCAAAAGAATATTTACAAAAAGGCGATGTTCCTCAATCTTCAGAAAAAATTTATTGGATAGTTGAAAAAAGTATAAAATTTTTAGCCGAGAAAGAAAATTTAGTTCCTGAAGAAGTTAAACAAAAAGAGAAATGGTCAAGTAAATTATTAAGAGATACTGCATTAGAATTAGCCAAAAAATTAAATGAAAAGAAAATTAGAGAAGTATGGTGGAAAGCTTTTGATTTACATATTTGGGGATTTCATGAAAATTTTATTCCAATTGAAGATGTGCAGGAAAATTTTTGGATAGGTGAATGGATGATAGATTTTTTAAAAGAAAAATATTTCTCTTAA